Proteins found in one Exiguobacterium sp. 9-2 genomic segment:
- a CDS encoding methyl-accepting chemotaxis protein, producing the protein MEQKIKRTMSIKQKLIVTSILLLMIPALVIGFVAYDLAKQKMTEQILQSAHSGVDRMNDEIQNIIDPMRRDVAFFADRIDGTLYQKGKQNAALKEKMTEYLDMHPQAANIYFATTDGDMNIFPEQVMPDDYDPRERSWYQSAEAAGGKVVITDPYVDAASNKMMVTLSQTTGNGKGVVAIDVDVDRIAEIAKKIKIGKEGYVMILDSTKKIVTHPTLKPGEKATGKWVSSLYANPAGQFGYEFENKGKQMDFMTNDLTKWKVAGTLYDHEITDATSSILWTTLVVIGGMLLVAAIFIYFILRSILRPLGHLTRGAERIQSGDLTEPVIVESNDEVGKVAQSFNVMVDSLRSIIINLDQSITQVAGSSQELMANSAQTTSASEQIAGSIQQVAAGADQSKRQLDANAVSLQSITAGIMRIAESSTDVSELSRSTATEAENGTVAVLKNVEQMKEIDASVQNFGGVISSLAHRSNEIGKIVDVINGIAEQTNLLALNAAIEAARAGENGKGFAVVASEVRKLAEQSQDSTKQIAQLIQNIKQETDQSVTMMKEVSGQTKAGLSTTEASAERFQKILERTQEMTPRIEDVTATVEEIAANVQEVSASATEIAHIAQENSSASKQVAATTEEQLSAMEEISQSAKVLSDMAEELQVLVARFRV; encoded by the coding sequence ATGGAACAAAAGATCAAACGAACAATGAGCATCAAACAAAAATTAATCGTGACATCCATTCTACTTTTGATGATTCCTGCATTAGTAATCGGCTTTGTCGCATATGACCTCGCGAAACAAAAGATGACGGAACAGATTCTTCAATCTGCTCATAGTGGAGTCGACCGGATGAATGATGAGATTCAAAACATCATTGATCCGATGCGGCGCGATGTCGCCTTTTTTGCGGACCGAATTGACGGAACGCTCTATCAAAAAGGAAAACAAAATGCTGCGTTAAAGGAAAAAATGACTGAATATCTCGATATGCATCCGCAGGCGGCGAACATCTATTTCGCGACGACGGACGGGGATATGAATATTTTCCCGGAACAGGTCATGCCAGATGATTATGATCCACGGGAACGCTCGTGGTATCAATCGGCAGAAGCAGCAGGTGGCAAGGTCGTCATCACGGATCCGTACGTCGATGCTGCCTCGAACAAGATGATGGTCACGCTCTCGCAGACGACTGGTAACGGAAAAGGTGTCGTGGCGATTGATGTCGATGTCGACCGGATCGCGGAAATCGCGAAAAAGATCAAAATCGGAAAAGAAGGATACGTAATGATTCTTGATTCTACGAAAAAAATCGTTACGCATCCGACATTAAAACCAGGTGAGAAAGCGACAGGCAAATGGGTGTCATCACTTTACGCTAACCCAGCAGGGCAATTTGGCTATGAGTTTGAAAACAAAGGCAAACAGATGGACTTCATGACGAACGACCTGACGAAGTGGAAGGTTGCCGGAACACTGTACGATCATGAAATCACGGATGCGACATCGAGTATTCTTTGGACGACGCTTGTTGTCATCGGCGGGATGTTGCTCGTCGCAGCCATCTTCATCTACTTCATTCTTCGCTCGATTCTTCGCCCACTCGGTCATTTAACACGTGGAGCAGAACGGATTCAATCTGGTGATTTGACGGAGCCCGTCATCGTTGAATCAAATGATGAAGTGGGGAAAGTGGCGCAAAGCTTTAACGTCATGGTTGACTCACTCCGTTCGATCATCATTAATCTCGATCAGTCGATTACACAAGTAGCTGGCTCTTCTCAGGAATTGATGGCGAACTCAGCTCAGACGACATCGGCATCGGAACAGATCGCGGGATCGATTCAACAGGTCGCAGCAGGGGCGGATCAATCGAAACGCCAACTCGATGCGAATGCTGTTTCGCTCCAATCGATTACAGCAGGCATCATGCGAATCGCTGAGAGCTCAACCGATGTCTCGGAATTGTCACGTTCAACGGCAACAGAAGCCGAGAATGGAACAGTTGCTGTGCTGAAGAACGTTGAGCAGATGAAAGAAATCGATGCTTCTGTTCAGAACTTCGGTGGTGTCATCAGCTCACTCGCCCATCGTTCGAATGAAATCGGAAAAATCGTCGATGTCATCAACGGTATCGCTGAGCAAACGAACTTGTTAGCACTGAACGCAGCGATCGAAGCAGCACGCGCAGGCGAAAATGGAAAAGGATTCGCTGTCGTCGCGAGTGAAGTGCGTAAACTAGCAGAGCAATCACAGGATTCAACGAAACAGATTGCACAGCTGATTCAAAACATTAAACAGGAGACGGATCAGTCGGTCACGATGATGAAGGAAGTCTCAGGACAGACGAAAGCCGGTTTGTCGACGACAGAAGCATCAGCAGAGCGTTTCCAAAAGATTCTCGAACGAACGCAGGAAATGACGCCACGGATCGAAGACGTGACGGCGACTGTCGAAGAAATTGCAGCGAACGTCCAAGAAGTATCTGCGTCAGCGACGGAAATCGCACATATCGCGCAAGAGAATTCGTCCGCTTCGAAACAAGTCGCAGCGACGACGGAAGAACAGTTGAGTGCGATGGAAGAGATTTCGCAATCCGCCAAAGTATTATCCGATATGGCGGAAGAACTACAGGTACTCGTTGCCCGTTTCCGTGTTTAA
- a CDS encoding ECF-type riboflavin transporter substrate-binding protein, translating into MKGFTTKQIVATGIGAAVFIILSRFAAIPTGVPNTSIETAYAFLAFMAVLFGPVTAGLIGLIGHGLKDAILYGSPWWSWVIVSGFVGFGIGLIANRIRLEEGGLTTRKIVLFNATQAIVQAIGWIIIAPVLDILIYTEPANKVFVQGAVAATSNILTVGVIGTLLLVTYAKTRSKAGSLKREV; encoded by the coding sequence ATGAAAGGATTTACGACAAAACAAATCGTCGCAACTGGGATCGGAGCAGCTGTATTCATCATTTTAAGTCGATTCGCTGCGATTCCGACAGGCGTACCGAACACGTCAATCGAGACAGCCTATGCATTTCTCGCATTCATGGCGGTCTTGTTCGGACCGGTTACAGCCGGCTTGATCGGTCTGATCGGTCATGGCTTAAAAGATGCGATTTTATACGGTTCCCCGTGGTGGAGTTGGGTCATCGTCTCCGGGTTCGTCGGGTTTGGTATCGGATTGATTGCTAACCGAATTCGTTTAGAAGAAGGCGGATTGACGACTCGTAAAATCGTTTTATTCAACGCCACACAAGCCATCGTGCAAGCGATTGGTTGGATCATCATCGCACCTGTACTCGATATTTTAATTTACACGGAGCCGGCGAATAAAGTCTTCGTTCAAGGTGCGGTCGCTGCGACATCAAACATCTTGACAGTCGGTGTCATCGGAACGTTATTACTCGTCACGTATGCCAAAACAAGAAGTAAAGCAGGCAGCTTGAAACGCGAAGTTTGA
- a CDS encoding SAM hydrolase/SAM-dependent halogenase family protein, which translates to MAEALVLQSDFGVSDGAVSAMYGVAHSINPEIRIFDLTHDIPPFHIWEASYRLLQTVPYWTEQTVFVSIVDPGVGSRRKSVVARTRTNQYIITPDNGTLTHLWQAGYIAEVRQLDDRRHRLPRMGESYTFHGRDIFAFTGARLSSHVITFEEMGPLLPTEELVLLDRTPASSSDIGVTGIVEILDVRFGNVWTNIPVALVRQTGLDIGSHVKVRVSYRDRIVYEQTLLFGHSFADVPVGSGVVYINSLDQIALALNQGSFAHAFEVGIGNDWSVSVQHIKGGDRT; encoded by the coding sequence ATGGCAGAAGCATTGGTATTGCAATCAGACTTTGGCGTGAGTGATGGGGCAGTGAGTGCGATGTATGGGGTGGCCCATAGCATCAATCCGGAGATTCGGATTTTTGATTTAACGCATGACATTCCGCCATTCCACATTTGGGAAGCGTCCTATCGGTTACTGCAGACGGTGCCGTACTGGACGGAGCAAACGGTGTTCGTTTCTATCGTCGATCCGGGTGTCGGGTCGAGGCGAAAGAGTGTCGTCGCGCGAACACGGACCAATCAATACATCATTACACCGGATAATGGGACGTTGACGCATCTTTGGCAAGCCGGATACATTGCGGAAGTGAGACAACTCGATGATCGCCGGCATCGTCTGCCTCGGATGGGAGAATCGTACACGTTTCACGGACGAGATATCTTTGCCTTCACGGGTGCGCGATTATCGAGCCACGTCATCACGTTCGAAGAGATGGGACCGCTTTTACCTACTGAAGAACTCGTCTTACTCGACCGGACACCTGCCTCGTCGTCGGATATCGGTGTCACGGGTATCGTCGAGATTCTCGATGTCCGCTTCGGAAACGTCTGGACGAACATTCCCGTCGCACTCGTCCGTCAGACAGGTCTCGATATCGGGAGCCACGTCAAGGTAAGGGTTTCGTACCGAGACCGGATCGTCTACGAACAAACACTGCTCTTCGGTCATTCGTTCGCAGATGTGCCGGTCGGTTCAGGAGTTGTCTACATCAATTCGCTGGATCAGATTGCTCTTGCCTTGAATCAAGGTTCGTTTGCACATGCATTTGAAGTTGGAATCGGAAATGATTGGAGTGTTAGCGTACAACACATTAAAGGAGGAGATCGAACATGA
- a CDS encoding GDYXXLXY domain-containing protein produces MKRYLIPVLQTCAVGLLIVSFFATSWFGTSYRFRAEPFDPFDPVYGEYVMLQYPDLKPGPRIQNGRVYVSFKTDASGYAQIDRISNERFFGSIAGDYYEQYVSIPQLTQYYVEQGSGKQYEKAKALEVRADVSPWGTIRTTNLKISE; encoded by the coding sequence ATGAAGCGTTATCTGATACCAGTATTGCAGACATGCGCCGTCGGTCTGTTGATCGTCAGCTTTTTTGCGACCTCCTGGTTCGGGACATCGTACCGTTTTCGGGCAGAACCGTTTGATCCGTTTGATCCCGTTTACGGCGAATACGTGATGCTTCAGTACCCAGATTTAAAACCTGGTCCGAGGATTCAAAACGGACGTGTCTATGTCAGCTTCAAGACGGATGCTTCCGGTTATGCTCAAATCGATCGGATTTCGAATGAACGATTCTTCGGAAGTATCGCCGGCGATTATTACGAGCAATATGTATCGATTCCGCAGTTGACGCAGTATTATGTCGAACAGGGAAGCGGAAAACAATACGAAAAAGCAAAAGCACTGGAAGTCCGAGCGGATGTGTCACCATGGGGAACGATCCGGACGACGAATTTAAAGATTTCTGAGTAA
- a CDS encoding rhodanese-like domain-containing protein has translation MKTIHVDELQERLEAGEALHVVDVREQDEYDAGHIPNVRFLPMSEIGERYTELQEGETYYLICKAGARSENVGRFLEQYGYDIVNVEGGMMNWKGDQEA, from the coding sequence ATGAAAACGATTCATGTAGATGAATTACAAGAGCGATTAGAGGCAGGTGAGGCGTTGCATGTCGTCGACGTCCGTGAGCAGGATGAATACGATGCAGGACATATTCCGAACGTCCGCTTCCTTCCGATGTCTGAGATCGGCGAACGCTATACGGAATTGCAAGAAGGCGAAACCTACTACTTGATCTGTAAAGCGGGTGCGCGGAGCGAAAACGTCGGTCGTTTCCTCGAGCAATATGGATACGACATCGTCAACGTCGAAGGCGGTATGATGAACTGGAAGGGCGATCAAGAAGCATAA
- a CDS encoding DUF2157 domain-containing protein codes for MKQFRKIREWQDAGLLDEATVERILNYENQRSTKQRLPLLLIIGGTFVVLAVFSFLAANWQAMPVGWKIGLVVVLMWSCYIVADLSERRHILHPIVFRIGGILAFGASILVVVQSFHLPMEGSLLGWCVFVAALVHYVLWRHEAYGVVAFLSGWTIFTSLGGFGQEQASYLDWTSFSLMIILSFSWFYFSQQLPSLLFSWLFLFFSGLSLFLLVSYDGFLWPIWTLFLLVPVLWLVREESNRRIVEMVYLVVAAISSIIYLSVRAESNVVLPSVTEAVLLAIVSTGLGIFLYQKRRGLLFIVPLGFVGVLWIDEQAILLAILFELSALLYLLYQERRHAVVWPAFLYFILVQIAIYVIYAWDRLNMSLFFLIGALLIFLLSGVLWWLRRKGGVAS; via the coding sequence GTGAAGCAGTTTCGTAAAATAAGAGAGTGGCAAGATGCAGGTCTTTTGGATGAAGCAACTGTTGAACGAATTCTGAACTATGAAAATCAACGTTCAACAAAACAACGTCTGCCTTTGTTATTAATCATTGGAGGTACCTTCGTCGTATTGGCTGTATTCAGCTTTTTGGCTGCTAATTGGCAAGCGATGCCAGTCGGCTGGAAAATCGGACTCGTCGTAGTACTCATGTGGAGCTGTTACATCGTGGCAGATCTTTCGGAACGTCGTCATATTCTTCATCCGATTGTCTTTCGAATCGGTGGAATCCTAGCATTTGGTGCCTCAATTCTCGTCGTGGTTCAAAGTTTTCATTTGCCGATGGAAGGATCATTACTCGGTTGGTGTGTGTTTGTCGCCGCGTTAGTACATTATGTACTTTGGCGTCATGAGGCATACGGTGTCGTCGCCTTTCTTTCCGGATGGACGATCTTCACGAGTCTTGGGGGATTTGGTCAGGAGCAGGCGAGTTATCTTGACTGGACGTCCTTTAGTCTTATGATTATACTTTCGTTCAGCTGGTTTTACTTCAGTCAACAGCTGCCGTCGCTTTTATTTAGCTGGCTGTTTCTTTTTTTCAGCGGTCTATCCTTGTTTCTCCTCGTATCATATGACGGATTCCTGTGGCCGATTTGGACGCTATTTTTGCTTGTTCCAGTTCTCTGGCTTGTTCGTGAGGAATCCAATCGCCGTATCGTCGAGATGGTCTATCTGGTCGTCGCTGCTATCAGTTCGATCATCTATTTATCCGTTCGTGCGGAATCAAACGTCGTATTACCCTCCGTGACAGAAGCGGTACTGTTAGCTATCGTCTCCACCGGTCTAGGAATCTTTCTCTATCAAAAACGTCGTGGATTGTTGTTCATCGTACCGCTTGGATTCGTCGGAGTACTCTGGATTGATGAACAGGCAATTCTACTTGCCATTCTCTTTGAATTATCCGCGCTACTGTATCTGTTATATCAAGAACGCCGTCATGCAGTCGTCTGGCCAGCCTTTCTCTATTTCATTCTCGTTCAAATTGCGATATATGTCATATATGCATGGGATCGTTTAAACATGTCCTTATTTTTCCTCATTGGTGCGCTACTCATCTTCTTATTGTCCGGTGTCTTATGGTGGTTACGCCGTAAAGGAGGTGTGGCGTCATGA